The genomic segment AGGAGTAATCATTGTATAAGTTTATTGGGGAGcaagattttttgaaatattcagtggattttaaaataaatcaaatatagACTTATACATGAATTTCCTTTCCACTTTAGACTTCCACTTTCCAAAAATAAACTGGAATGGCACTGAGCATCTAGACATGGGCAGCTAATTTCCAGCTTGTTTGTCTGGGCTGGCAATCTACTTTGAGAATGAACTGCTCATGAACTGTTAGTGCACTGGCGGAGATAGATCAGTTATTGCACCTGTACAACAGGTTTCCCATCTTTGCCTTACCTACATAGCTGGTACAGAGAGAAATGGTAGAGGGATTAAGAAAGGCAATGCACTGTACTTACTTGGTGGCATATCCAATACTCAGCATCCTGTTGGTAAGGTGTCTGTCATCTCCAAAGGTGCAGTGAGTCCCCAGGAACTTCTGATTATACCAGGACTCCAGGAATTGCTGGAGCAGGTCATTCCTGTATAACCCTGCCAAAGAGAAGTGCAAGAACATCGTGTGAAAAAAAGAATTTGTCTGCCACCAGAAAACACCAAAGGAAATCTCAGACATTCACTTAGGGCCTGGGAGTCACCGGGTCTTCACACAATGTATTTTTAACCTGTGGAACTGATTGCTATGGGACATTATGGCATGAAAGAATATAACTGGTTTCAAAACAGGATTAGACAAATTTCTGAAAGAGAGATCACTGGTCATGTCAAGGATGCCACTTCAGGTTCTGGGCATCCCTGATCTCAGATTGCTGAAAAATGGGAAAATATGAGAGCAGATGAATGACTCTAGACCTCCGCTCTACTGCTTACCATGGTCACAAATAGGACATTGTGCTGGACTGATCTCAGTATAATAATTCTTATGTTTCAACAAAAAAGAGTCTATATGGAAGGGGGAATTCTCAACAGGTGCTGGTAGAAGTGTCCTCATATCACTAACCgatagcaaaacaaactctctattTCTTCTCTCGGCCCTCAGCCGCTTTGTCTATTCTCTCCGCTACCCCCCTCCGGTTCTTTGTAACTTCCTCCTGTTCtcagttattatgtaaaccggcatgatgttccccactaatgtcggtatataaaaaaaaaacttaaataaataaacaaacaaataaatattcaacaatctacaacaaaaaaaacctgaataaGAGGAGAACATACCCAGAGGCCCACTGATGCAAGAGACACAGTCAAAGTAGGACTGGCAAGCTCTCTCCACGTTGAAGGCGATCCAGTACCTGAGGCTGCTCATGAAACTGATGTAGGAATCGGAGAGGTTCAGAATCCTCACGTCTCCTCCAACCGCCCCATACCTCTCATTGGAGTCCAGGACCTTCACCAACTCCAGCGTAGCTAACTGCTCCAGCTTGGTGTCGGAGTCGCAGACCTACGGCCAACCAGTGAACTGCCATGAGTAAACTTTGTTTTATACCATACTAGAAGCATTTTTCAGTTCCTGATTGGTTAGGAACTACCTTGTGATAAGACAGTAATGTCCATTTTGTAGACTTTCATGCAGCCTAAATCTCTCCTCAAAGATGGCTTTGAGTTAACCAGTTTTGACTGTGTCAGTGATGCCACCATCACTTTAAGGTTAAAtccaatgtacaataaaaacagtagtttccattttttaaaaactattctttatttttactatttaatGTATTTTACGAACTGGGAACAGCCTCCCAACAGAGGAGGTAGGGGCAAAAACAGTATCAAATGTAAGAAAGCCTTGCATggacacagaggatcctcagctcCTGAGGAGCAAAGGGCAAAACTGAGGACAGGTACAGAGAACCCTCAGTGGTGGGGGATTGAGGAAAAACACCTGGAACAGGTACCGTGGATTCTCAGCTGTGGGGGGTGCGATGAGTAAAACCTGGGACAGACATAGAGGATCCTCAGCAGTGGGGAAGCAAGGGTtaaagcctgggacaggcacagaggacCCTCAGTGATGGGGGACTGGGGGTAAAGCTGGATTAGTCACAGAGGACTCTCAGTGATGGGGGAGCGAGAGGTAAAGCTGGAACAGTCACAAAGGACTCTCAGTGAtgagagagtgaggggtaaagctggGACAGGCATAGAGGATCCTCagtgatggggagagagaggtaaaggtgggaCCGTCACAGAGAACTCTCAGTgatggggggagtgggggggaatgaggggtaaagctgGGATAGAACATCCTTAATACTGAGGGAGCGAGGGATAAAGCTATAGATGCAGTAGGAAGGGAAAGGCCCGGAAGATTTTCTCGGCTGTCAGATTCTCTGTTTCTAGGTTTTATCCATTCTCTACAAAACATCTTCACCACTTAGTTGAAATTAAACAactattattttcttatttttttagacatttgctgatattcaaaggctttgtccacGGTGCTGGATGTAAGATTTTGGCACTCATAGGCAGAGTGCCATAGCGGTTGGGTTGCCACATGGCTGGTTTTATCCCATTTCCTGCTTGGTCTTGTAGTTCTAGTGTCCCTATTGATTTCCCTGAGAAAAgaaagactacaagtccctgcatgaggtggggtaaaaccaggaccggatcagtctgtcctgaaaatttggagccacttggcaatccCTCATGGCAGCACCCCTTTGAAGCTGTAGCACATGGCCCTAAAGCAAGCAAAAGCAggcttctctttggcctggatatttggtgccctaggcagttgcctatgcctaaatccgggctTGTTTGTCCgggtaacttttggagttaggtgGACAAAACTTGAGATTtaaaaattcccccctcccccccacctccattCCTTGGCCAAACTTTAGATGGATAAAAAGAGGTGGCGAGTGAGGCATTCCAAGGGCATGGATATGATGTAGCTGGTGTGCGCTGACATGCACTGCTACCCCCTAAAGTTACCAGGTAAGTCAGGTTGGAAACCTCTTGTCCTACAGTTccttggataactttatctggttaacttcaGCTGGGTGCATTCAACAGCAGGCTTATCCGGACAAATGCCACAGAATATCCTCAACACTTTCCCACGCACTGGCCCATTGAATATACCTCTTAGTTACGgcacagagaaaacaaaatgcaaaggCCCAGACAGTATGCAGCACTTGTGCAGTGCCTGCATTTCTAAGATAAAAAATGACTTTAAGCCATCTTTAAGTACGGATCCAACAGTAATGCCTCACAGCAAGAAAACCAGAAAAGCTTGAATGGTGAATGCTTTCGGATTATATCGAAATTGCTAAATGGGGATTACTGCAGTGGAGAGGTTGTTAATCCTGCATCAGCCTGTAGAGTTTTAAACTACTCATCGGGCTTCAGGAACAGACGTACATTACCACACTTCTGACACACTGACACATTAAGATACATTTATACATTGTGAACACATCCAGTCCCATTATTAACAAATTAAAGATTTCTTTTATAGTTAAGGGCATGCATGGAAAGAAAGGTCATTTCGTTTCtcgttttgttttctttttttttttggggggggggggggagggggttcattTCAATTCTGTTTTTGTCAGGTAGTGTGCGCTAAATGGACGTGGCACTGTCGACTTATCCAGGGAGGTAGTAGAATCTTTGTGATTGGAGGGTTTTAAGAGTGGGCTAGACACACATCCGTCTGGGATGGTTTAGGGAAAGTAGACCTTGTCTAGATTAGAAGCAGGGAAAAAGATATTAGATAACCTCTTGGTATCCCCTTCCACCCATATCTTTCTCTCAGACAACTATTATTCATCCTCTTGACTTTGTGATTTCTGATACAGAATCCTAATTCACCTGGTCATGATTCTGGTTACAAATTCATATCCAGCCTCGACTATCATACTGTTTGCCATCATATCAGTTTCTTCCCTTTGTTACACACACTGAACCTCgctcttcccctttcccctctttttttttcattttttctctcacacagaatctcttccccttcctttttaaTGTTGCCCTGGTAGCTTGCAGGTCCGGGGACCATCATCTTATCTTTCCAAGCTCCTTTACACTTCGGGAGCATGTAGGATGAGACGGAGCTACACAAACTGCAGCTCCACCAAAAAGACGTTCCTGACAATCCCAGTTTACCAAGAGGACATTTGGCTTCAGAGAACCAGCAAACACAGCGGACCTTCCACCTACTTTACCACAAGTATAAAGTATAAGTGGGAACATATGCGCAAAGATTTTGAAATAAAATCTCTGCACGTATATTCTGTTAGCTGCTCAAACCTGCACCTGGCCCCACCCTTTCACCTGTGGCCAGAACTGTGCATGCAACCGCTGAGGAGAGAACAATTTTCACTTGTGGGATTTTACCCAACCAATCCCTTTGCAAATTGCCCTCCCAGTGTTTCTCTCCTGTATGGGAGGCGTAGGGGTCAATGTGGGCACTGCATTTTTCATGGGGGCACTCGTTTTCTCTTGCAGAGACACCTACAATTGTTGGATGTTCTAGATGGAAAGAAGGGCTGCGCCATTAGTTGAGAATGTGTATGCGTGATGGAGGGCCCAAAATGAAAACCTGTGCCAGGACCCAAATGATCATTGCTTCACCATACTCAtcttctttctccctccatctctcacacacatttatatTTCATGCTCTCCTCCCACTCTCCCACATTACCTGAACATAATCCACAGAGTCTCCAAGGGCTTTGAAGGCGGTGTACATTACCTCCCTCTTCCCGCCCCACTGTTGCATGATGCACACAAAACGTTTGGTTCGAATCAGCTCCTCAACTACTAACAGTCCAGGGTCCTCAATGTCAATTTCACTGTAGAGGTCAGCATCATCAGAGGAGTTCATCTCATAGTCCTTGTTCTTCTCAGCTTCCCCTTTTGTGTGATAGTTATTTTTCCACACGTACGTTACCACATCTTCTTCGTGGAAGACTTCTTTGAACATATCCATCATATACTGGTCATCCTCTTTGTTACCATCAATGACCATGATGATCTGTAGGAGCTCTGGGGGATAAAATACATTCTTGACAGACAATAGGCACTCTCTGAGGTAGGCTGGGTCCTCTTGGTAAGCTGAGATAGTCAGGGCCACTTTTTTGGTGTAGCTACAGTTGATGGATTTCCGTCTCATCCTACGGTGTTCCAGAAATGCGAAGGAGCTCTGGATGATGAGATGGATGCACAAGAAGGCTCCATAGAGGCCAAAGGCAATGACGCGGAAGTCATCAGTAGCCAACTGGAAGCTCTGGATGTAAGTCCAGGCCAGGCCACCCAGTACCAGAAATGCAAAGAGGACAGTGAAAAGCCTCCTCCCCACTCTCTCCCAAGTCTTTTCTTCCTTTACAGGCAACACCATTCCTGGAGAAAAGACAATCAAAAGGCTGTGTCACTTCAGACAGTTGTAGTAGCTATATGGCACACAATGCCTTGGCCCAAATTCAACCTATGTAAAACATTGCACAGTGCTAGACTTAAGATGTGTGCATCCAGTGTAAGAAACTGAACCTTCTCTAAGCCTAATTGTTTTCACAAGGGGAATTAGGAAGGTGCCAAATATATTTCAGCTATGTCTGGAGTTTGCCTGTAACACTAGTATTAACAATTTTATGCTCATGCATAGCAGAATTCTATCAATATGGTAGGGCAGCTCCCAGAATTAGAGAGAAGAAGATCCCTGAGCTTTTATAGAATGTGGATTTTTATcaacctctcccctctccctattAATGGGTTTCAAGTGCCCTGCCTTGTTAATCTTCTCAGTGCCATCCATCTGCCAGCAGGGGGCGGCTCTTGAATTGGTCACCATCCTGCCCAGTATTTCTGAGCAGCTTGGGGGTCTCTCATCGGCCTTACGATTGGAGGGCGCCTGCTCCAAAGTACACCCTCAGTGCCACTGGCCAACTAGAATGGGCCACTAGAATAGTGACACTTGTCTGACCTCTCCTCTCCCACTGCCTGACCAGTCATGACAGAAAGGAGATATGAAGCTGGATCTCGCATTTAGCAGTACATGGTACTAAAGAATAAGCCATGAAACTATGGATTTTTAAAGATCTATATAAGAGGATTGTTTTAGGAGCGCTCCATTATGCagttttgaaatttaattttataaAACTTGAATCAGAAATATATGGTACGTTCCATGTGCAATTATTTAAAATGCACTAAGGTCCTTATTAAGAAAGGACTTGGCTCCATTTTGTACCTATGGAAAcaacatttattgaataaggtcatatatcttttaaaatgatctaatatcatagaaacatagtaatgacggcagaaaaggaccaaatggtccatccagattGCCTAGCatgcttcttatggtagtaactgccgctccatgcaggttacccttatgtaaaTTCTGTTCTCATGGGATGCATTACAAGTATTTTACAGAGAGAAGAACTTCCAGCTCAGTTACAACTGATCCATTGTCGATCTAAATAAAGATATACCAAATTAGTCACTCAAAAATGGTATGTATTTAGGTAcatttttagtgtgtgtgtgtctctatcTCTTATATATATactcatatacatatatatgtatatatatatataaatatactcatatacatatatatgtgtgtgtatatatatatatgtacacacacacatatataaactactcagagagagagaaatacattaaaatgtatctaaatacataaaatatttatttaaaaaatatacataatctGTATATAAAACATATACTTTAAAAAGATCCAACTAGAATATATGCCTTAAGAAACGTGCAAGTGAGATTGCGTTCATCTGTGACTGTGAAGTTATACAGcccttaagaaaaaaaagagatcccTTAGAGTGCCTTACCTGGGACTTTGTGTACTCTCCTTCCCTCCTGCAGCCGTGCTTCTGTGTCCTGGGGGAGTGCAGATACAGACTCCTCTCTTCTGGTGCTGATGCCCGAGCCTGTCCGCCTGTCTCCTGGCAATACAGGGCCCCTCCCCTGAGCTCTGCTTTTCATGTGTTAAAGGGCGTGAATGGCTGCGTCATTCTAATCCCACACCCAGATATAATTACTTGGATGATTTATGCTTTCTAGATCTCTCCCATTCTGACTTTATATTCTGTTCTTTGCAGTATCTGTAGATTGTGCTACCTTTAGAAGTGCCAAGAAAATGATAGTACACATGAACTTTCCAGACCTCACAAGATGGTTCTAAAATAGCATAATCTAGAAACACTCCTGCTTTGTCCAGGATCACTACAGCAACTAGAATTCACCTTGCAGTCtttgtatatttatacttttTCTACGTGTAACCCACTCCGTCCTGGATGCAGGTTTGCCGGAGATGGGGGAGCGCTGGGTGCAGAGGATGGTTCAGTGAATGGAGTATTGTACTTGGTGAAATGGCCTTTTGACGGTGAGGAATACTGGACATGCTTTAATTTTATGAGGTCAGTGTTAGAGATACAGTCTCCTCAAATGGAACGATTTAAGTGTTAAGTAGCAGGGTCCAGAGCACAGGGTATAGCCTTTCATATGTTACAAGAAAGGTACCAGTGTTGTCTAGCTCATGTGGTTAGGCTCGGCAGTCTGCTACAGTCTGCGGGGGTTGGCACTCCCCTCCCATTGGTGCATCATCAAAGGCTTATTGGGGATGCCATTTTCCAGATTCCATGGAAGTGTGGTTCAAGGCACTGGGAAGACTGGCCAATTAGAATGCTGGCGGCTTCTCTTGGTGCCAACTCCGTGGCTTAGGTGACAGGGCCTTGCTCAGAATAGGGGGTTTAGGGTTGTGCTGAATCCCCCCAATGCCTCCAGATTCTTCTTGTTTCCTTCCACACAGAAGAGCCCTTGCTGCATCTCCCACTCTCCTGGTGAAGTCTCTAGCATTCCCACTGGGATCACAGAACACCTCCTATCGCATGGAACATTGGATTATACCATTCCCTATGTGATGGTATGGATTTGCTTTTAGTTAGGCAAAGTACTGATAAAGGACAATGGAAAAGGACATAGGTGAGATCTTTCTATTGGACTATCCTAATGCCCTCTCTTCAGGTCCTGATAAACAGCACCCATCtccctatatagaaacatagaatgtaACAGCAGATAAGAATTCGTCAGCTCAATTTCATTTCTGTTACAATGCCTCAGATCCCAGCTGATCTCAAGCTCTTTCCTCACTTCTTTGGAAATaaagattctctgtgcttatctcaagctttcttgaattatgCAGTTTTGGGCTGTACCACCTCCACCATGAGGCCGTTCCATGATTCAGcatcttttctgtgaagaaataatttCAAATGTTATtcttgagtctacctcctttcagaCTCATACCTTGGCCTCTTAATCTAGAACTTTCTTTCCTTTGAATGTCTCTAACATATTTGCTTTTACTGTCTTATCTTTTAGAGTATACacatttagatttttaagtctcaTTTCATGGTGCTTTTGATGCACCATGCagcattttggtagctcttctctggacACCTCTGTTTAATCTTCATGTTTGGAGATCTGGCCTCCAGAAGAGGACACCATATTACAGATCAGTGACTTTTACAGAGGCGTTAtcacctttttttccccttttggcaATGCCTCTTCCTATACCCCATAGCATTCATTTAGTTCGGGCCACTGTGCAATTGCACTGCTTCCCTACCCTAAAAATGGTCAGATATGGTCACTTCAAGATTTCTTCTGTTTTGTGCACATCAGTTATCCTGCCCTCTCTGCTAAGGTTGCATCctagctgccagccacagaataTGATCACCTTTAAGTgttctccttatccaggatgatCTTTTTGTATTCCTTCTTTGTACTCCACCATCCTGGGTGGGAGAATTCAAGATCCCCACTtaattctttccaacatcctCCTCTCCATATCACTCAAAACAACCAGCAACGTCAGTGTGACCACTGTCCAAGCATCTGGTTCCTTAGgtctgccagacagaccctgctACAAAAGTACCTATGTTTGTGCTAGGATTCTAGTTATTTTAGAGCTTGCAccttgccagacagacccagcttcTAGTCTGATAATGATACAACTCCCTCAACTCATGACTCTGTGCTTTTCTGCACTGAATTTTTGGTATGAAGCAGCTGGTCATTCTTTGTGCATTCTTTGATAATCCTTCATTTTATCAGTTCCCTAGggatgtctactctgttgcaaatcATAGTATcaccagcaaaaagacaaacctctcTAGTTGCTGCTCTGCAATATTATTTATGAACATATTGAACAGCAATTGCCCCAAGACTGATTCCTGAGATACTCCTCTTATAACTGTTCTTTCCTTGGGGTGAATTCCATTCATCACTGTTTCCTGTTGGgtctcactcaaccagtttctaacccagccaACCACCTTAGAACCCATCCCTAGGCTACTCAGTTTATTGATGAGCTTCAAAAGATTTACTGCAATCTGAGTATATTACATCCAGTGTTCACTTCTGGTTTAAATATTTTGTCATCCAGTTAGAGAAATTATTCAATATGTTTCATCTGCCTTTGTTAAAATATTATCATGAAGTTTAACCCTCTTTTCTATAGTACCTATCAGTATTTATAATACCTGTTTATACAGTATCTAATATAATTTCtacaaggacaagcaggatggcagtcctcgcacatgggtgacatcatcagatggagcttggCAGAGAAGTTTGACTTTAGTATCTTGAAACTATGAGCATTCCCTAAAGGGCATGTGCAGTATGCTATACCTCTCCACTCATTCAAGTGAGATGCCTTCAACCTCATCTCTTCTGTGGTGCTCAtagttctttttctctcatactcaTAGAGGATTTTCTTCTTAAGTAGTAGGAATCATTCATCAGGGCCCAGTGTGATTTTTCTCCTCCTCTACTTGCCCTAGGTAGGTTTATTGAGCATTTAGGtaagttttctttctgtttttgaaGGCTGTGGTTGGCACTGGTATTGGTGCACCGAGCATCATCATCACCTCATTGCTTTTTCATCCGATTACTAAAATGGATAAGAAGGCTAGCAGCTTCAACAGGTGCACTCAGTGCAAATGCATCATGTCTATCATAGATTCTTTGCTTTGCCTGAGACAGGACCATTATGTCATAGGCTTTTCCTTGGGCAGAACCATGACCCGTAGAGGACATTACTCACAGCTAGACCTCATGTTTCAGGTCTGACCCATCACCATCAGCATTAGAGACATCAACATTGAGGGACCCAGGAGCTGCACTGACTACTGGAGGTACATCAACATTGAGGAGAAATTGATCCCTCTTGACATCAAGCACCAGGAAAGACTGGAGAGTTGGGCTAACCTACCTCCTGCCACCCGAAGAGAAAGGCTCTGTTTCTTCGATACCAGCAAAACAGAACTCCACTGATGTGCATGAGGTGAAAGCTAAGATGCATTAATATTAGTCTTTGTTGATACATAATGCTGGGAGTT from the Rhinatrema bivittatum chromosome 14, aRhiBiv1.1, whole genome shotgun sequence genome contains:
- the LOC115076059 gene encoding hyaluronan synthase 1-like, which produces MVLPVKEEKTWERVGRRLFTVLFAFLVLGGLAWTYIQSFQLATDDFRVIAFGLYGAFLCIHLIIQSSFAFLEHRRMRRKSINCSYTKKVALTISAYQEDPAYLRECLLSVKNVFYPPELLQIIMVIDGNKEDDQYMMDMFKEVFHEEDVVTYVWKNNYHTKGEAEKNKDYEMNSSDDADLYSEIDIEDPGLLVVEELIRTKRFVCIMQQWGGKREVMYTAFKALGDSVDYVQVCDSDTKLEQLATLELVKVLDSNERYGAVGGDVRILNLSDSYISFMSSLRYWIAFNVERACQSYFDCVSCISGPLGLYRNDLLQQFLESWYNQKFLGTHCTFGDDRHLTNRMLSIGYATKYTGRSKCYSETPGQFLRWLNQQTRWTKSYFREWLYNSLWWHKHHLWMTYESIVSGIFPFFVTATVIKLFFSASVWNIIWVLICIQLIATVKALYACCLRGNLVMIFMSLYAVLYMIGLLPSKYFAIITMNKSSWGTSGRKKMVGNYIPLLPLSVWSLILFVGLCYTVAMEIKADWTTPKKEAEKYYLIYGSIAYVAYWCFMISLYWTWIKRCCRKRRDYYNIDV